In the genome of Pangasianodon hypophthalmus isolate fPanHyp1 chromosome 15, fPanHyp1.pri, whole genome shotgun sequence, the window ATCACTCCACTGgtatatttatggtatattcATTTATAGACTGATATTGTGGTGTTCAATACAGTATGTGTGGTAGTCTGGAAAAACCCATCGGATGTCTCTGTGTCTGAATTCtggcagccaaaaaaaaagttttgggtCAGAACTGCCTATAATTTTGATACCTTACctcaagaaaccataaatatgtttcattaaaatgatgTGGGAATGTTTTTTATTGACTTTCTGACCTTGACTTGGATTTCTTCCTGTAAAGATcatggtggtaaaaacagtcagtctgtttCTAacgatgtctaaaaccttgctagctaagtgagaaggtcatgctttgatcaagttgttgtactttaaaattgcataatgTTATACTTGTAGTTAAGACGTGAAAAAGAGAAACTgtgtttcagttcaggaaagcttGTTTttggaaatatacagtatatagtataaaatgtcaaaatttcacatCATGTTATCTGCTGTAAGCTTTAATCTCTAAATGAAGACatgaaaataatcactaattttcatttttctttagaAAAACTACTAGGGGTTTAATGGACCCTTGTTAAAGGGTTTGCTAGTATTCTTACACAGGTCatggtgtattttatttcatgataTTACAAAATTATGTGTAGCGGTACAATCGAGCCCCGGGCAGCTTTAATTTACAGATCCTCATTGAGCTATCCTGGGCTTTTTGTCTGGTAATTATGATATAATCAACAATGATTCAGCACATTGGCTAAGTTGCTTCagcgggaaaaaaaaatggggaacTGAAATCTTTTCTCTTGCTGCTTCTTCACTGGCTGTCAGCAGACCATCAACAGGCCTGGCTTTGGATGACTAATATACAAAGATACCAAAAATCCAAAAGAAGATTGTGACTTTCCCAGATTACTCTGTGATGTCTTAttggttttatatattttgtgtgtgtgtgtgtttgttttttcaatacAGGTACCAATGAGGGGTGAAATATTCACACTGCTCCTTGTCACGTGGCCGTGTCTACAGGGTATGATGTGCATCACATACACATtgcttttaattaaattgtGACTAAAATTTACTAAATATTAATAACGCAAGTGtaccattttctctttttcttctgcttctttgtttctgtcatctctctttctattttatttaaaccACACTCAATTGAAGCATTGTTGTATTCACTTTGAAGGCCAGTATTTGTAAAGAGGAGCTTTGCATTTGTGACGAATCccttgttgtttgttttggtgaagtgcttctttttctcttgtAGCCCTCTTCATTGTGGATTCGGAGCAAGATTCCTACGATGGAGAGCTGCACGATAAGATCACGATGGGATGCCGGTTTTCACAAATCCCGAGTGTTTCACACATAACCGTCATTTGGCAGCGCATCAAACCTCCACCGACAGTGGAAGTCTATCGGATGGATAATGGCATCGAGAACCACACCTTCACTAGCAAGCAGTTTCTGCCACGAGTGCGGCTCCTGAGGGAGGAGCTGGAGAAATTTCGGGCTGTAATCGAGCTCTCCCAGCTTCGTATAAATGACTCGGGAACCTATCAGTGCATCGTGATCCAGGATGAGCCTGACTACAAGCAGACCAAACTCACCGTCCGAGGTCAGTTTACtttaaaactaaactaaactagcAGCCCTAAAGTATCCCGCTTATCCGAGTAACGATCTGGGATGTCCATTTGACTAAAATATTCTGGACAGTGGGGGATGGTTTGACCTATTAGATGGTTTGCATAAagcacattgtcacaaagaagctttacagaaatccggatgtagattaGATCCCTAATAAACAAAGCAGTGGCGATAGTGGCGAGGAAAACTTCCTGAGAAggtatgaggaagaaaacttgagaggaaccagattcaaaagggaacctcttctgagtgacaccagattataaatgaattcaaatgagtatacaggtgtagaaaagtaaagacaaacaggaaCAACATGTTTTGAGAAGATGTTCATACTGAATTCTGGGATGAGCAGCAGGATTGTCTATATGACTGCAGCAGCAGCTATTAGGtgcaaatctacagtatccgaTTAAGATtgtccactgaagcaagggagAGATTTGGGCATAAACTggcccttttatttatttatttatttatttatttatttattagactCCTTGTGTCATTGGCTGGTGGACGTCCCATTACTACCTGCTCTCTAAAACAATGTATttaaagatgtgttttttgGTGTTTACTTACTAGCTAGTGTGGGTCACATGaacaaaatgatcaaataagTCAGCACTGTGGTTCATGTTGTCACGGCACATGACTTAAGTCCAATGTCAACTTAGTTTATTTGAAAGATAAAGGTTGGTAAAGGAAaataaccatgttttttttttttttacatatttcaatattttctgTGGTGTAGGTAGCACAGAAAATAAAACCGTTATCATTTTCCGAGAGGCATGTGAGAGTAGTGAGAGCTGGAACATGGTCAAAAAAGACAGAAGTACAGGGATGGAAAATGTCAACataccattcttttttttttaaagcaagcaTGCCCACACAGCAAAGTCCttagtgttaaattaacaccCAGAGTGTTGATTTAACTCTTTCAGAgttttttgtgtcatttgtctCCAAGTGGACATATATACATAACATGGTCTAGGTGTAGGTGTTAATCCAACACTctgggtgttaattcaacactggagATTTTGGACTGTATCTCTGTATCTCAGAATACACCACAGTTCTGCAGCATTTAGCCTGCAAATCATAGTGCGTAGCAGGTTTGGTTCACTTACTGCGACTGAGTCAAGTCCGGGTTGAATCACGGTCTCGGTGCAATCGAACAACACCTGGGTCTGCTTTGAAGAGATGATCACCCCTCAGAAATAGGTCTTTAAAGGGTTGTTTTGACCAATGCACCATTCTGTACTCCTACCTGGCTAAATGTGGCTAAACCCACAAGGCTTTGATTCAAAACACTACATAAATGAGAACACACAAGGCTTTGATTCAAAACACTACATAAATGAGAACACACAAGGCTTTGATTCAAAACACTACACAAATGAGAAGGTTTTAAtgagcaaagatgccttttgaaatgtttttttcaaatTGTAAGCATAATATAGTGCAATTTCATCATGTCATTTGCACTATcatgtatatatatgaatgtcTCCATAACCCCTTTTTCAAAACATTATGACTTTTGTGTTCTCCAGCACCATATAAGGCAATTAAGAAGACCCTCAGAAGGCTAAGTGAAAAGGAGATGGAGCTTTCCTGTGAGTCCCAAGGCCTCCCGTTGGCTCTTGTGACTTGGAGTGATGGCAAGCTCAGGGATCCACATCTGACAAACCGCTCGGAGAGCAGCCATGCAATAAACAGCGATGGCATCTTTGTCGTCACCAGCCGATTGTCCGTCACATATGAAGTCAACAATTACACCTGTTCCTATATAACTGACGGCATGAAAACGAGCCAGACAGCTACATTCCATATCCCAGGTGGGTGTGCGATGGAATCCCAAACAGCAAATGTGTAGTGTTTGCAATGTAGCgcagctaatattagctagctatttaggtAGCTAGTTTGGTTTCATGCAGCTGTGAGCAACAAGCAACATTAAGAAAGGTTGTGTGTTGAGTTGTTGTACTGAGTGGTTGGAGTAGAGCCATATTGATTGTTATGTGTTGAGTCGTAACGAGTGATTTAAGGTGAGTCACTTTTAAGTTTAAGTGATATGAGATGAGCTATTAAATGGAGTTGAGggcttttgatttgtttaagtTGTGTTGAGTGGTTTGAGGGAGTTTTAATGGGTGGTTTGAGTTGAGTGGTGCTGAATGGTTTGAGTGGAGTTTTAATGGGTGGTTTGAGTTGATTGCTGTTGAGTACTGTGAGTAGAGCAATATGGAATTGTTTATGGTGAGCACTCTTGGGTCTTTTGATTTGAGTACTCTTGAGTGAATTGAGTTGAGAGCGACTGAgcagtgaggtttttttttttatttgagtgcTGTTTGAGTTAAGCGTCGACAAATGTTGAGTGTTTTGGTTTGAGTTGAGTGCTGTTGAGCCATCTGAGTTAAGTTCTTTTGAGTTGAGTGCTGTTGAGTCATTTAAGTTCTTTTGAGTTGTTTGAGTTGAGTGCTGTTGAGTCATTTAAGTTCTTTCGAGTTGTTTGAGTTGAGTGTGGTTGAGTGGTTTGATCTGGATGCTAAAAGAGTGGTGTCTCAATAATCTATAGTTATAGGGCTCCTTCATTCTCCCCCTCTTGAAAGTTTTAATTTGATGGGATTGTCTTAATTCTTAGCGGTTTTTCTGGTAACGGATATCCTTATAATACAAACTGAGGTCATCCACTGAGGATGGTTCCGGAAATATAATCATTTCATAAAATTCATTCATGACTAATGTGCATTTCCAAGCAACATGGATATAGAAATGTACCTGCCTACACACTAGACCACAGTGGTTGTGAGGTGTGATGTGTGGGACGTTTATTTGATCACAGTGGGACTTCACCTAAagcaattaaaaacacattcatatacATGCATGCATAATAAAGATGATACGCTTCTCACAAGTACTAAACATTAGTATGTAGTTGTTTTACGCACATCAACACTGGGCCGCAATCTTCCGTGAGCATTAAAcaaattttgttttctttattctaGGGGTTTTTCCAATTTATGCAAATATGTCGTAACACTAAACATGACCACAGAACACAGAGTTTGGAAGATTATACTTTAAGCTTTTCCACCACACTGTGCAACCTTAGTGTTTCTGCGTGAATGCTGAaactgtatgttttgaccaAGAAAATCACTTTTAACAAAATTTAGTTTTTCCTCTGATTGTCTGTCTACTTGAGAATTTTGCTGGAAATTCAAGTTCTGAAAGCTGGCTTAATGCCATAACCACACCAAAAACACCAGAAAGAGAAGTGATCAGTAATCAGTTCGAAATCTCGttcttcataaaaaaatttttaaaccaCAGGACTTCatgattttgccattttgtagtTATGTACAAAAGTATAGTGAAGGATATCTAGTGTGCtcatgaaatcccacaatgcactgctatactgaatacccataatgcatttgtagaactgcaaagaaaaaaattagcgTGGAACCATTTGAGaacagtatatatagtatataaccGATATATATATAGCCAATGTCAGAATTTTTGGCATCTTTCAACAGAAAATTAGGCCAAAATTGTtggataaaataaattttacataCAACGATTCAAAAGTTTCACTCAAAAAACTGGAGAAAATGCTGACCTTCAGTCAACCGGAGAAGCTAGCTCATCAtaacataatgtaaaataaagtataaagcaAATGAGCATTTGTTGGACTCACATGGATTTACAGTGCATTCTGGTTATTGTAGTGAGGTATGAGACATGGCATCAGACTTAGGACTCGAGTCATCAAGTCCATAACTGCAACTGGCAGTGTGACTCACATTTCGGTGCTTATGAATTGATTCAGACTTCCTATTCATGATGCAGGTTACTCAGAAAAGAACTCGTGCAGGGAAAAGAAGAGTTATTGCCTGATCTTATCTTTTCCAGAAATTAAGCCTTAATAGGAAACTCAGATGTTGCCAGTAGTAAACATCCACTGGGCATCCATCCCATTTGTTGTTATCAGTGGCTACAAGGATATGAATAACTGCATGCAAAATATGTCATAAAGGAATGTCATCCAAGCTTATACAAGCTAGTACGTGTGCTTACGTAGGCAAgttttatacagtcaggtctggaagtatttggacaatgacagagtttttgtgattttgcaaaATGGAGgaactttgttgaaaatggctataattcctaaatggtaaatgccatatttttgtggaacctcttaaaataaagccaaaagtctacactttgattacatcttgactgttttatttcaaatccattgacacaaaaactctgtcattgtccaaatacttccagacctgactgtatataatacaagaatttaaagagaaatgaaatgcCAGGTTTAGTCTCGTCATCTTATATGACATTTTTACACTACCCAGGGGTAgataaatcataaaattattATCCAGCCCATGAGGAAAGTAAAAGCTGCACAATCCTGTGTTTTAGTTGCCTAGAAGCATAATTAACTAGgctaaaaatgtaataaattatgtTGTGCTAGTTAGCTTGTTTAGACACAAATGAAGATATACATTTCCTGCGTAAGGGGCATCATGGCCATAGTCCTTATCCTTTTTTAAGGAAGTGTCTGAGGTAGAATCACGTGTTTGTGCCTTTCAGcgaaaagtcagcaagtcactGGCCAACGTTCAGACATTAAAAAGTATTTTCGAGTCTGgctagtgtctttattttattgtcttagCTTAAGAGTTATACTGTATGACGGCTTTTTACTCTGGATACCTGCCTGTTCCTAATTCTAAAAAAACTCGTATGTCTTTGGTGCATTCTAATTAACCCGACTATCAAATGCCGATGTTTGTAGCGCAGCAGGCGGTGGGATTTAGAATAAGTAGCATGCGATATAGTTACAGCATGAAGCTGCATTACACTCAGTTCAATAACGAGTCAGTTGCTAGGgtgtttcctttttctgttgtttaacgagggaagaaaaaacaaagcaaagttACAAGCGAAGAAATAAACTAACCTACTGGGCCTACATGTAATCttgctactgatttgtccatccATGCTAGCACAGTAGCAATTTCTAGCCGATATCAAGTAATACCTAATGAATCCTAAAGCCGAAGACTCTGTACTTGACTCTGGACTTGTACGGAGCCCCTaaggggacatggtgatggaaatAATATGTGATCTAATCTAGAAACGTCTTtaagagagaaagcaaaaagtTTTGCGAACGAACTCAAAGTTTCTCAGGGGAACACAAAAATTTTGCGAACGAATGCAATCCCATCTCATTCCTTCCTCCcgtttttttccatcaccacgTCCCCTTAGGGGCTCCGTAGGACTGGAAGTCCACTCTGAAGTACACTGATTGATTTAAAATAACAGTTTATCAGTTTAATACTCAGTAATAATTACAGACGCATTATCCAGTTTCTGTAGTAATCATTGTGGTTACGCCATgacggtttttttttttttttggtctacaGATGAAATTCCAGAGAGCGATAAATGGACCACAGGATACGCAGCTATTGCCGTGATAGTTGTGATGTGCGTGGGTTTTGT includes:
- the si:ch211-241b2.5 gene encoding programmed cell death 1 ligand 1, which encodes MRGEIFTLLLVTWPCLQALFIVDSEQDSYDGELHDKITMGCRFSQIPSVSHITVIWQRIKPPPTVEVYRMDNGIENHTFTSKQFLPRVRLLREELEKFRAVIELSQLRINDSGTYQCIVIQDEPDYKQTKLTVRAPYKAIKKTLRRLSEKEMELSCESQGLPLALVTWSDGKLRDPHLTNRSESSHAINSDGIFVVTSRLSVTYEVNNYTCSYITDGMKTSQTATFHIPDEIPESDKWTTGYAAIAVIVVMCVGFVVALLILHRRKKGQTSKDISLAECESPGQNLTVTSTDHLLPKSDCGVDTLTFKSELWNGKTEELQDVLKQRYAEFHKTTETETDFTLPRTLLSGENQHVSIQSVLPGPRETVILEGKEGTDKTFIAQSLASSWAKHFISDPFDIRELQLVILVDIKGAEGDFFQVVNSKIPAEAKLQTNNLKDILLENRDSLLILDGYKEGDRELDKSLVKFLRERRTCRVLITACPGEHGILGETDRKVMRLHTLPVQA